Part of the Maridesulfovibrio sp. genome, ATCCGGCGGCGAAGCCATCTTCAATACCGGCATGACCGGATATCAGGAAGTCCTCACCGACCCCTCCTACACCGGACAGATGGTCTGCATGACCTATCCGCTTATCGGCAACTACGGCATCACCAAAGAAGATATCGAATCCGCAAAAGTTCATGTTGCCGCCTTTATCGTCAAAGAATGCTGCAAGCACCCTTCCAACTGGCGCTCTGTCATGTCCCTGCCTGAATACCTCAAAGAAGCAGGTGTTATGGGCATTGAAGGCATCGACACCCGTGCCCTTACCCGCCATCTGCGTCTCAACGGCGCCATGCGCGGCATTATTTCTACTGAAGAACTTGATCCTGAGAAACTGGTCGCAAAAGCAAAGCAGCTGCCCACCATGGAAGGCCAGAACCTTGCTGACACAGTAACTTCCGAGTCCTGTTACGCATGGCAGGACGGCAAGCCCGTCCCGGTTGATGTTTCCTCCGGCTACAAATGGAGTGACAAAGGCCCCCGCCTCGTACTTGTTGACTACGGTGTGAAATGGAACATCCTGCGTCTTCTGGACGAACAGGGTTTCGAAGTCCTTTCCGTTCCTTCCCATTACAATGAAGAACAGGTCAGGGCACTTGAGCCTGATGCCATTTTCCTTTCCAACGGCCCCGGTGACCCGGCAGTTCTAGATCAGGCGGTCAAGAATGCCAAAGCCTATTGTGAAGACCTGCCTGTAGCGGGTATTTGCCTCGGACACCAGATTCTTGGACAGGCTCTCGGAGGTAAGGCTTTCAAATTGAAGTTCGGTCACCATGGCTGTAACCACCCTGTTATGGACATGGAAAGCAAAAAAATTGAAATTTCTTCCCAAAACCACGGGTTTTGCGTTGACATTTCCGACTGTTCCGATCTTAAAATCACACACAAGAACCTTAACGACGAAACTCTGGAAGGCTTTGCTCACAAAACCAAGCCGATCATTGCCATCCAGTTCCACCCGGAAGCAGCTCCCGGTCCGCATGACAGCTGCTACTTCTTCGCCAGATTCCGTAATCTGGTAAAAGATGCCACCGGTAAATAAACTGCGCTAAATACTACGTCGGAGACAAATATGTCCGGTGAACTGACCAATGCCAGAAAAAAACTGGCAACCATACCTTCCCTGCTCAAACAGCAGAAAGCCATGGCTGCAGTTCAGTCTGCTTATGATGCAGTACTGATCATGCTCAAAGGCGGCCTGATGAAGTCTGAGCGTGAGGAATTTCAGGAGCTGCTCGACAGCACTGTGCACATCCTCAACAGCGATAAAAAGCTCAGGGAAGATTATCCGCTGATTATCAATTACGCTCCCGGAGAAGAGAAAGCTCTGCTTGAGACTCTAAGGGAGATTCTGCAAGAGCTGCAGAAAAATGTAAGTGCCGGCGCCCAGCAGCTCTTAGCTGCAATGGAAAAGCGCAAAAGAGAGCAGCTGGAGAGAGGTCAGGCCCTCATTGAAGAAAACAAAGTTTCTGAAGCACAGAAGCTTTTTAATGATCTGATAAAGGAATTCAAGGACGACACCGAGCTCCGTGCTGAGATTGCAGATAAGTTCATCAAGTCCGGCCTTTACAACGAGGCACTTGAATATCTGGAAGATGCACTTAAAAACGATCCTAATGCAATATTCCTGTATAACCGCATCGGAATCGTACTGCGCAAAATGAAAGATTTTGAAGCGGCTGAAAAATATTACCTCAGAGCTCTTAAAATCAATAATAAAGATGAGTATCTCTACTTCAACACAGGTCGCCTCTACTACGACTGGAAAAAGTGGGACCGCATGGCCAAAGCTGCTCAAAAAGCACTTTCCATCAACCCCAACTTTGCCGAAGCAGAGAAGATGCTCAAATTCGCCCAGAAAAAAATGGGTTAGGAACGCCTCCGGCGGTCCTTCGGGGACCAAAGAAACTTTTTGTAAAAAGTTTCCCTGGACGCTTCAAAAACTTGTAATAAGCTGTTGCTACCAGCGCGGCTGGGCGTCATGAAAATAAACAAAAAAGGAGGACTGTTATTCAGTCCTCCTTTTTTAATGGAACTACTATGAAATATATTTTGCTGGACCGAGACGGAACCATTATTGAAGACAAGCATTATCTTTGTGATCCTGATGAGGTGGAATTATGCTTCAATGCATCAGAAGGCTTGAAAGCCATGCAGGATGCAGGATTCGGCTTGATTGTTGTAACCAACCAATCCGGAATAGGACGGGGATATTACGCAGAATCTGACATGAAAGCAGTAAATGACCGTATGGCAAAACTGCTGGCAGTGCACGGCATAAAAATCAATGCCGTATACTTCTGCCCCCATGCACCGGATCAGGAATGTGATTGTCGCAAGCCAGCACCAGGAATGTTTGATCAGGCCATTGCAGATTTCGGTATGAACCCCGAGGAATGTTTTGTCATCGGCGATAAAATTTGCGATGTGGAGCTGGGCATGGCCCGCAACGCCAAATCCATTCTTGTTCGCACAGGAAAAGGATTAAAAGAAGAGCCCAAATGCGTAGGCAAAGCTGATTATATTGCCGATGACCTGCTTGATGCAGCGGAATTTATAAAAAGGTCCACAAATGAATAAAGTCCTTACCTTAAAACAATTTCAGGATCTCGCACTGGAAATGATCGCCCTTGAACCGCATGTAGAAGTTACCTCTGAAAATTTCCACATGGGCGATGAGGACAAGGGGATAGAAAAAGTCGCCGAGGTCTATGGTTTTTCGCGCCATGCCAAACCGGGCTATGAAATAATTTTCGACTGGGTTGCCAAAGGAAATCTGGACGGTTTTCTAATTGATATGTTCGATTTTACTATCGAGACATACAATAAAGGCGACTTCTGCCCTACTTTCAAAGGTGCTGTTGTTCTGGATGATTACAAAGAGCCCTTTGAAGGCCATGAAATCGCCCAGAAGATTATGGAATTGATCAAGCCGGAACAATGGACCAAATGGCTCATTGAATACCTGCCCGAACCACGCATGCTGGTCGATATGGAAGATTAAAAAAGAGGCCCGCTCTTCAATGGAGAGCGGGCCTCTTTTCTTTATAATTTCTGAGCCGAAACCAGCATGATGCCCTTACTGGAATCACTCCAGGTTCTGCGGAAATTTCCAAATCCGCATTCTTTCAATTCCTGCTCCAGAATATCCGGTTCAATAAAGTGTGAAAAATAACCCGCGAAAGTTGTTATCACTTCAAGTGAGGCAATCGTCTGCGTAGACATGGGACTTCCGGTCTTGGCGTAATGATTGGCGCAAAACCAGCCACCGGAACGCAAGGACTTGGCAACCTTTTCCAGTACGGGCTTCAGGTTGCCGCGGCAGGCATAAAGTACATGCGAGGCAAATATAAGGTCAAAATCCAACAAGGGCAGTTCTTCTTCACGCATATCAACAGCAATGCCGCGCACCCGCTCTCCGAAACCATTATCCCGGCAACGCTGCTCCGCCAAAGGGGCCACATGCGGCAGGTCGAGAATAACTCCGTTCAGCTTCGGATTTCGCTCAAGCACAGACATGGTATAATTTCCGTGGTTCCCGCCTAGATCGCCCATAAGACGGAAATCATCAAATCCGGGTAACTGACTGACAGCATCGACCGTTGTGTGCAGCCCGCTGCTAAGGCATTCCTGCGCAGTCCCTTCCATGGCATCCGTGGCGGCCCATTTTTTATCGCTATCATCACGCTGACTCTTCTTTCCTTTCAGCAACTCACCCATATCCCGAATTACTTCAGTACAAAAATCCATGGTCAGTCCCATAGCCAATCCCTGATACAAAGGTGAAGTACTGACCAGATATTCCGTTGCCAAATATGTGTTTGAATAATGCCCATCATTGTTTTGGACCAGATCATACGACTCAAGCAGATCCATCAGGGAACCAAGCTTCAGTTCATCAAATTCAAAATACTCTGCCAATTCTTTCAGGCTGGCAGGCTTCAATTCAAGAGTGTCGAAAAGTTTAAAATTCACAGCTTCCATCACAACCTGAGAAGAGACGCTACGGATGATAAGGCTGTGCACCGAAGAAAAATCCTGTTCGGGCTTAGGATAGTTCATGACATCCTCCAAAAAAGGTTTAGCAACTAAACACTTTGGTTAAAATTTTTTACTTTAAGTAGCTATCCATCCAATCGTTCATCTTGCTACAGATATCGTCAAACATTTCAAGTTCCTCTTCAGACATGGACCGCAGGTAATCTATGAATTCACTGTCATGGTCCAAATGATATTTGTAATGGTTGTCACTGGCCTTTTTTCCAAGCTCAGTCAGTCTCAATATGACTTTGGAACCATTATCGGGATCGGATTCTTTGAGCATAAGGCCCTTTTTAACCAGCTTGGTGACCAGTTGCGATGTGGCTCCCTTGGTCACTCCTGATTCACGGGCAAGATCCGTAATCCCGCACCTGCCAAGAGCATCAACTGCGGAAAGTGTATGTATTTCAGAAGGATAAAATTTTACTCCAACTCCGAAATCAAACGCCTTACGCTCTACCATATTGTACTTAACCAGCACCCTGCCGAGCTCGCGCATATGCGGTATTATTTCTTTAACGTCTTTCACAATTTCAGTGTTTAGATACTAAACAGTTATTTGTCAACGATGAATTTACAATACCATCGACTATTGCTACAAACAAAGCATGAAAAAAGTATTTATGGGTCCGGGAAAACATATTTTATTATTATTTTTTGCATTAACGCTTTCTTTGCTGTGCAAGATCAGTCCCCTGTCCGCAGACACATTACAATTCCCCATCGCTGATCCATACAAAGCCACCATATTCGGCACCCCGCCGGAATTAATGTATAAGCTGAAGGAACCAACTAAACCCGAAGAATGCGAAATAGTCATTGATGGACGCAGGATTCCGGATATTTTCTGGTATAATGAAAAATTTTATTACACAACGGCCATGCAGGAAGAAGAAGCTCCACTGCTTTTCATCATCGCCGGAACAGGATCGGAGCATGACTCCACCAAAATGCGTTTCCTTACCCAGTTGTTCTATGAAGCTGGATTCCATGTTGTAGGACTTTCATCACCGACCCATATGAATTTCGTGGTCAGCTTTTCCAAATACGGAGCGCCGGGATACGTACCACATGATGTAGATGACCTTTACCGGGCCATGAAATGGATCAAGGCCGACCTTGAAGGTGTATACAAAATCAGGAGTTACAGCATTACCGGATACAGCCTTGGGGCCATGCACTCGGCCTTCCTTGCCAAGCTGGACGAAGAACGCAGAGATTTCCTTTTCCGCCGGGTGCTGATGCTCAACCCTCCGGTAAGCCTTTACACTTCAGCCCTGCGCTTCGATTCATGGTTAAGCCCGGAAAACCTCGGCAACAAGACACCCCGGCAGGTCATTGACGAACTTATCGAAGCTTTCTCTGAAATCTATGTTCAATCCGATGTTGTCGACCTTGATGACAACTTCCTTTACGCCCTTTCACAGCATATAAACTTTTCGGACATGGATATGCGGGCCATAATCGCCGCAGCCTTCAGAATGTCCTCAGCAAGCATGATATTCAGTTCCGATGTCTGCCTCAATGCAGGATATATCGTCCCGGTCAACAAACACCTCGGTGTAGGCGATAATCTCATGCCCTACACCAGAATTTCAGCGGCAATCACTTTTGAAGATTACGTTGATGAATACCTGCTTCCCTACCTGCAATTCCTGACTCCTGGCACAACCAAGGGAGAACTGGTCAGAAATTGCGACCTTGCAAGCATCAAGGATTACCTGAGCACATCAGATAAAATTTTCGTGCTCGGCAATGAAGACGATATAATTCTGGACAGTGCTGATGTGGACTTCCTGCGAAAGACCTTCGGAAATCGGGCCATCTTCTTTCCACGTGGCGGGCATTGCGGAAACATGATGTTTAAGCCTTATGCCCTGAAAGCGCAGGAGCTGATCAAATGATAAATAAATTATTCAGCTTCATCCTGCTTTGCATTCTGCTGCAAGGTTGCGCCACAATCATCAAAAAGGACCCTTCGCTTAACCTCAAACCTCAAGGCTTTATAGCTCCTGTTTCACATGCACCGCGGGCAGGACAGCCAAAAGGCAAGGATGCTGATTTAGACTTCCTTGAAGTATACGACCCATGGGATTCCATGAACCGCCAGATATATTCCTTCAACGCACGTTTCGACCGTGCCATTTATATTCCGGCGGTGGATGTTTACACCACAATAATCCCTGCTCCGGTACGCAAAGGTGTAACCAATGCGGTCAACAACCTGAACGAGGTAAAATCCTTCACCAACGGCATCCTGCAATTCAATGGAGGTAAAACTGCTCGAGCCTTTTCCCGCTTTGTAATCAATTCATCCGTGGGCCTGCTTGGAATATTTGACGTAGCCACTATGTGGGATTTGAAAAGAAAGGAAACAGGGTTCGCAGATACATTAGGTGTCTGGGGTGTTCCCCCGGGACCGTATGTGGTTCTGCCAATAGTTGGACCCTCAAGTGTACGAGACACAGGCGGGTCTCTGGGTGACTTTGCCCTGCTATGGTACGAAATGAACTGGGTCTATGATCTTGCCGGGGTTGAGGAAGGACGCACCGCCATTGGTATAGGTGAATCCACTATCCGTGGTCTTGACCTACGCGCTAATATACCCTTCCGTTACTACCAGACAGGTTCTCCCTTTGAGTACGATCTGGTCCGCTTCCTCTATTCCAAGAAGCGCGAACTGGATATGGAACGCGAAGAATTGGGCAGTTCAACAGCAGGCAAGCCGTACATGAAAAAGAAATTTGATACTCCCCGCAGAAATCGTGAACCCGCTACAAAATAAGACTTACTCCATAACGTTTTTTTCACCTTAAAGACTGTTGATTGATTCCTTTTAGGGGAAGACGCCAATTTACTCTACCCTGCTGAAACGACTACGATATTCACGGGGACTTAAGCCCGTCATTCGCTTGAAAAGACGCCTGAAGGATGATGGGTTATCATACCCGACCAGAGCGGTGATCTCATCCACTCCCTTAACGCTGACCTCCAACAGGTGGCGGGCTGACTCAATACGAAATTGCTGCAGATAATGATTGGGAGTCATTCCCGTAACTTGCTTGAATCGGCGCAGGAAAGTGCGTTCACCAAGTCCGGACTGTTCAGCCAGTATTTTTATACTTACCGAACGGCTGTAGTTTTCCTGCATCCACGTCTGCACACGCAGAATATCCTTATCCGCAAAACCTTCATCCAACGACTTGCTCTCGAACATGAAATACGGGGTCTGCACATCACGGGTAGAATCCATCACCAGCGTCTTGGCACAGGCGGATGAGATGTCCCGCCCCATAAAGCGGGCCACAACGTGCAAAGCAAGATCCTGCCAAGCCATAGCCCCTCCGGCACAGATATAACCGCCACCGTCAATGAGCATACGCCGGGGCTGCAGATCTACGTCTTTAAAACGGGCAGAGAAATCAGATGCCAATTTCCAATGTGTTGTGGATGGCTTACCATCCAGCAGTCCTGCCTGTGCAATCAGGAAAGATCCGGCACAAACTGAAGCCAGTATTGTCCCTTGTTCTCCCAATTCAGCAATACGCTTAATGAGCCGTTCGTTTTCCAGCAGCAATTCAACTTCCCCGAACACCGGAGGCATTATCAGAATGTCCGGTCGCGTATCCAAAAGACTCCCAGCGACCTGCAAAGGAATCCCGACAAATCCGGACACGTCCTCACCATCAGGACTCAGGATCGACAGGCCGCTGAACCTATCTCCATTGGAATCCTGTGAGATGCTATTGGCGATGCTAAAAATTTCCAGCACACCGGACACCGCACTGACCAGACAATTTTTATAGGCAAGAACTGCTACATTCATAATGCACTATTGTCGTTTTAAGCATGATTGTTGTCAATACTGACACTTAATTTTTACCATGATTATGTCAGCATGTACTCGACTTGAACGCAAGATTTCTACAAGGAGAATCAAATGAGTAAAAAAGCACTGGTCATCATCGATATTCAGAACGACTATTTTCCCAACGGTAAGTTCCCGCTGGACAACAGCGAGCATGCCGGAACCAAGGCTGCGCAGGTTCTTGAATATTTCAGAAAAACAGCACAGCCTGTAATCCACATCCAACACATTTCAGTGCGGGAAGGATCATTTTTCTTTCTGCCTGAAACTGAAGGTGTAAAGATTCATAACTGTGTTAAACCGCTGGTAAACGAAACTGTCATCCATAAAAATTATCCGAATAGTTTCCGGGGAACCAACCTTGATGCAGAGTTGAAAAAATTGGGCGTGGAGGAATTGATAATCGTCGGAATGATGAGCAACATGTGTGTTGACGCAACCACTCGTGCAGCTGCTGATATGGGCTACAAATGCACAGTTATACATGACGCGTGTTGCGGGGCCAGCCTGGAATTTAACGGTGTAAAAGTTAACTCTTCGGAGGTTCATGCCGGATTCATGGCTTCGCTGGGCATGTTCTACGCACAGATGGTCAGCGCCGAAGAATTGATCGGCTAACGCACATTTTGCACCCGGAGATATAACATCAAGCCGAGCATGGTCAGGCCGATACCGGACCAGCCCAGTACTCCGGGCAGTGTCCCATTCAGCAGTACGACCTCTCCGGCCAATGAGAAAAGCACTTCCATTGACTGTGTGCAATCTGCTGCGGCCAGTTCTGCTGCGTTCCGGGCTTTATGCCGGGCATAGAGAAAGAGGCTGGTCGCGGCAATGCCGGAAAATATCGCCACAAGCGCGGTATTTATGACCTGCCCTGTTTGAGGAAGCGTGGGCTGAGTGAATAAAATCAATCCGGCCCACAGCGGCATGGAACCGAGAGTCAGCAACAGTACGCGGCAAAAGGGATCATCCATGGCCGGATCATCCAATGCCGGAATTCTGCCGCTCCCCCCGTTGCGCGCCTCCCAGACCAATTGATTTCCGAATGGATAGGCAAAAGCAGCAACAAAAACCGGGATTGCTCCCAGCAGAACCGCATTCCACGAACTATCCTCCACGCTTTCAAGATTGACCAGCAGCACCCCGGCAAAAATTATCAAGGTCAGTAATAAGGCTCGCAAAGGCACCTTCTTGCCGAATCCAAGTAGAACCAACGGGGTAGCGAGGATGGTAGTCTGCCATGTGGCTGCGACCACCCAGCCGGGCGAGTATGAGGCACTGAAAGTTATCAGGGCATAAAATATACCGAAGCCGACCCCGCCTGCAATTGTCCAGAATTTCCAATGACTCAGGTAAAGTTTGAAGGAACGGACCAGCAATTCGCGGCTGAAAAAGCCAAGCCCAATGGAGAGCAATGCCAACATCCAGAAATAGCGCAGGCTTGCCGACCAGACCCAATGCCCGCCATCCAGACTCATGGCCCTGTTAAGCACAAAAGTAGAACTGAAAAAAAATGCAGCCAGAATACCGGTCAGGATAATCTGCATAAAATTCTCCGTAAGTTAACTTGATATCTCGCCGTTTCTGATCATATCGGAAAGTTTCTGCAGATCTTCGGGAGTTGGAATGTAGCCTCGCTGAAAAGAAGGAGCATGGGCTCGTCCACGCAAATGGTCATTGGCCCAGCCAACCACTGCCTTATGAAAAAAACCGGGATTATTCATAACAATATGAGCTTTGGCTGAGCCATCCTCTTTTTCAGCCTGAAGTGAAAAATTGGATTCATGGACATGGTGGATGTAAAGAGGCTGCGCAATATGCTGAAATTTCCCCCCAGCCATCAAGCATTGCACCCAGTAATCCCAATCTTCATAGGAGGTGTTGTCGCGGTAACGTACCCCGGCATCCCATAATTCACGGCGGTAAACGGCAGCTGTTGCCACCGTATTCTGATCCCGTAAATGACTGGGGTTGAAATCAGACAGAAGACGGATGAAAGATTTTCCGGGCGCAACTTCATGGTAATCTGAATAAACGACCGAAATCTTCGGGGAGGATTCAAGCAGGCCGATGCACGCTTCCAAAAATTCCGGTCTCATTTCATCATCAGGATCAAAGCAGAGCAGATACTTTCCTTCAGCCTGTTCAAGACCGTGGTTACGTACAGGCCCGGGTCTTCCGAACCTCGGCGGAGTCAGAATTTTAAAATCCCGGCACTCAAGGATACCTGCCCATTTTTCGGCCTGTTCAAGGGAATCATCGCTGCTGCAGTCATCAACAAAAATTATTTCCACATCACTTAGTGACATGGTTTGCGCTGCCAGAGAACCGAAAAAACGATCGGCAAAACGTCCGTAATTATAGTTGGGTATGATGATGGAAAGCAGGGTCATGTAATTGTGTCCAATGCGGAAGTTTTTTTAAACGACTACACCACACTGCGCCGATAATGCAAGCGGCCCGGAACATAGTTGCTCCGGGCCGACCTCTTCTTACTTAAATAACTTCCGGAACTCTCCATAGCCTTCATTTTCCAACTCATCAAGCGGGATGAAACGCAAGGACGCGGAATTAATACAATAGCGCAGTCCCGTAGGCTGTGGCCCATCATCAAAGACATGTCCCAGATGAGAATCCGCCTTGCGAGACCGGACCTCTATGCGGGTCATAAAAAAAGAACGATCTTCCTTTTCCACAACACCCTGCCCTTCAATGGGCCGGGTAAAGCTGGGCCACCCGGTACCGGAATCAAACTTGTCACGAGAGCTAAAAAGCGGTTCACCGGAGACGATATCTACATATATTCCATCCCGATGATTGTCCCAGTACTCATTGTTGAAAGCCGGCTCAGTTCCATCCTCACGAGCCACCTTGAATTGCAGCGGAGTCAGAATTTCGCGTAACTCAGCATCATCAGGACGCTTGTATTCATCCGCGTCCTGCACCGGTTGCGTTCCCTCTTCCTGCTTCCAATGCTGCTCTATGAACGAATCCCTACCTGATAAAAACCTGTACCAATTGTAACGGACCGGATTCTTCTTATAGTAATCCTGATGATACTCCTCAGCACGATAGAACTTTTCAAATGGCCGCAGTGTGGTTGCGAGAGGGCGTTCAAATACACCTGAACCGTCGATATCCAGTAGAACTTCTGCCGCAATCTTCTTCTGCTCATCAGTATGATAAAAAATTGCCGAAGTGTACTGCTCACCACGATCGTTGAAAGAGCCTCCCGGATCAGTAGGATCATGATGCTTCATAAAAATCCGCAAGATCTCTTCATAGCTGACTTTACCGGGATCAAAGCGAACCTGCACAACCTCAAGATGCCCCGAGTTGCCGGAACTCACCTGCTCATAAGTTGGATTATCCACATGACCTCCGGCATAACCGGAAACAACCTCAATAACTCCGTCAACTTTTTCAAGATCAGACTCAACGCACCAGAAACATCCTCCGGCAATAGTTGCAATCTCATAACTGTTAGTAGCTTTCTGCATCTTGATTTCCCCTTTGCTTTCAGCTGCAAATGCATGGCCGGCCAAAAATAAAACAACGGAACAAATATATGGGAGTAGCTTGTTCATACTCTAACCTCATATTAATTATTGTTACCATTAAGATATAGCCATATTGCGCATAGTCAATCAACTACAAAAAAAGCGCAGTCAAATTTGACTGCGCTTTTTTAATATGAATTGTACAGATGAATTTTATTTGATGGGAAAATTAAAATAGTTTTCTGGAAAAGGTTCAAATTCAAGAGTGAAATGCCACCATTCTTCCTTCAAAGGCTTAAACCCGTTGCGCACCATTATCTCCCTCAGCAACGCACGGTTTGAACGCACCTGCACACTCATATCTTTGTTATCCGGCCACGAGTCAGGACCAAAAAAATCAAAGCCTGTTCCCATATCAAGTTCCTGACCGGTTTTGAGATCAATTATGGTCAAATCCACAGTCGAACCGCGCGAGTGGCTCGATTTTTCGGCAATATATCCATCACGGAAAAGGTTCTTCTTCTGCACGCCGGGATAATATTTCTGCTTCATACGGGTATCGTTCAAATCCTCTGCCCAGCGCACAAAATGAAGCACTGCATCCTGCGGACGATATCCATCGAAAATCTTCAACCCTAATCCAAAAGGAGCGAGGTCCTTCTGCGCCCCTGCCAATGCTGCGGCTGCATCACGCGTGAGAATAACCCGGTCGGCCTTGTAGCCATCAATACGTTTACCTACAAAATTGTCGCTACCGAAATAACGTACATCGTAAACAGCACCAGAGAGAATATTATCCAGATAGCAAAACTCATCCGGAAGGCTGTCCTGCCCGCTGAAGGCAACAGAAAATGAAAACAAAATACTCAAAACAACTAATAGAACACAATATTTAACATTACGCATCTGACCTCCAACGTCCAAAGCTAAACAAGATATTAACATTATCAAACTGATTGCAGGAAAATAAAAATGAATATAGGCTTTTATTATTAGCTCTTTCACCAAAAACAATTCACGTTATAATGGCAGCTTCAATATTCTTCTCTCTATCAGAAAAACATAAGCTTTTGTGCAGGCTTATACCCTGCACATTATTAGCAGCATACATACTGTGCTTTCCCTGTGCAAGCTACGCCCAAAAAACAATTGTTACCATCCCGAAAGCAACTATCTTTAATTTTTGGCGGATCGTCTGCATGGGAGCCCATGCGGCGGTTGAAGATTCGGACGTCACACTGATCTGGCGCGGACCAAGAGTGGAAAACAAACCCAGCGCTCAACGGCATCTTCTCGAATATTATATCGACCAAAAAGTTGATGCAATTGTGCTGGCTCCCATGGACCGCAAGACCCTGAATCCATATATAGAAAAAGCGGCAAAAGCAGGTATCAAAATCGTCATCATTGACTCCCCGGTTACCACTGATTCCATAGATTGCTTCATAGCTACAGATAATTACAAAGCAGGGGCAATGGGAGCGGAACTGATGGTCGCCAAACTAAAACGTCCCGGACCGGTTCTGGTGATCGGACACTCTCCGGACAATGGTTCATGCGCCCTACGGGAAAAAGGATTCGTCGACAGAATGCAGGCCCTGTCACCGGGAAGAACAATCATCACAATACATATGCGTGACGGCAGCGAACGGGAAACAAGGTTATCCACAGAAGAAATTTTAAAAAACACACCATGCATTGCAGGAATATTCACAACTAACGAAGCCACATCAGATGGAGTCCTGCACATTATTAAGGAACGTAACGGACCCCA contains:
- a CDS encoding substrate-binding domain-containing protein, whose translation is MGAHAAVEDSDVTLIWRGPRVENKPSAQRHLLEYYIDQKVDAIVLAPMDRKTLNPYIEKAAKAGIKIVIIDSPVTTDSIDCFIATDNYKAGAMGAELMVAKLKRPGPVLVIGHSPDNGSCALREKGFVDRMQALSPGRTIITIHMRDGSERETRLSTEEILKNTPCIAGIFTTNEATSDGVLHIIKERNGPHIPFIAFDYNQKLLEGVRNKQIEALITQRPYALGFFGVRSAIELLNGKKVSKQMESPVTVITNENIDEAESLRCLRKVSIKEKSACPICFN
- a CDS encoding multidrug resistance efflux transporter family protein encodes the protein MQIILTGILAAFFFSSTFVLNRAMSLDGGHWVWSASLRYFWMLALLSIGLGFFSRELLVRSFKLYLSHWKFWTIAGGVGFGIFYALITFSASYSPGWVVAATWQTTILATPLVLLGFGKKVPLRALLLTLIIFAGVLLVNLESVEDSSWNAVLLGAIPVFVAAFAYPFGNQLVWEARNGGSGRIPALDDPAMDDPFCRVLLLTLGSMPLWAGLILFTQPTLPQTGQVINTALVAIFSGIAATSLFLYARHKARNAAELAAADCTQSMEVLFSLAGEVVLLNGTLPGVLGWSGIGLTMLGLMLYLRVQNVR
- a CDS encoding M15 family metallopeptidase, whose amino-acid sequence is MRNVKYCVLLVVLSILFSFSVAFSGQDSLPDEFCYLDNILSGAVYDVRYFGSDNFVGKRIDGYKADRVILTRDAAAALAGAQKDLAPFGLGLKIFDGYRPQDAVLHFVRWAEDLNDTRMKQKYYPGVQKKNLFRDGYIAEKSSHSRGSTVDLTIIDLKTGQELDMGTGFDFFGPDSWPDNKDMSVQVRSNRALLREIMVRNGFKPLKEEWWHFTLEFEPFPENYFNFPIK
- a CDS encoding glycosyltransferase family A protein, yielding MTLLSIIIPNYNYGRFADRFFGSLAAQTMSLSDVEIIFVDDCSSDDSLEQAEKWAGILECRDFKILTPPRFGRPGPVRNHGLEQAEGKYLLCFDPDDEMRPEFLEACIGLLESSPKISVVYSDYHEVAPGKSFIRLLSDFNPSHLRDQNTVATAAVYRRELWDAGVRYRDNTSYEDWDYWVQCLMAGGKFQHIAQPLYIHHVHESNFSLQAEKEDGSAKAHIVMNNPGFFHKAVVGWANDHLRGRAHAPSFQRGYIPTPEDLQKLSDMIRNGEISS
- the msrB gene encoding peptide-methionine (R)-S-oxide reductase MsrB, with amino-acid sequence MNKLLPYICSVVLFLAGHAFAAESKGEIKMQKATNSYEIATIAGGCFWCVESDLEKVDGVIEVVSGYAGGHVDNPTYEQVSSGNSGHLEVVQVRFDPGKVSYEEILRIFMKHHDPTDPGGSFNDRGEQYTSAIFYHTDEQKKIAAEVLLDIDGSGVFERPLATTLRPFEKFYRAEEYHQDYYKKNPVRYNWYRFLSGRDSFIEQHWKQEEGTQPVQDADEYKRPDDAELREILTPLQFKVAREDGTEPAFNNEYWDNHRDGIYVDIVSGEPLFSSRDKFDSGTGWPSFTRPIEGQGVVEKEDRSFFMTRIEVRSRKADSHLGHVFDDGPQPTGLRYCINSASLRFIPLDELENEGYGEFRKLFK
- a CDS encoding cysteine hydrolase family protein codes for the protein MSKKALVIIDIQNDYFPNGKFPLDNSEHAGTKAAQVLEYFRKTAQPVIHIQHISVREGSFFFLPETEGVKIHNCVKPLVNETVIHKNYPNSFRGTNLDAELKKLGVEELIIVGMMSNMCVDATTRAAADMGYKCTVIHDACCGASLEFNGVKVNSSEVHAGFMASLGMFYAQMVSAEELIG